ATTGGTTGTGATTCACAGAGAAAAACATGGAATGGTCAATGAGGTTGCGAGTGGCATATCATATAGCTGAAGCATTAGATTACTGTACCACTTCAGGTTTCGTAATGTATGATAACCTAAGTGCTTACTCGGTTCTGTTtgataaggtatatatatatatataaatcaactTTTTTCATGCCTATGCCTTCTTCTATGTGATGTAAGGATACTAAACAGTTTTTATTGCTTGATGGATGTGTTAAAGGATGATGATGCATGTCTTTCCTGTTTCGGTTTAGTGAGGGAGGTCACTGATTATGATCCAAGACCAACAGGTAATTCAAATTTGAActtctctctatatattattcatatatatatcagaatGTGATATTATATTCTCATTAATTGTAGGAAGTGTGAACACTGAGAGCGTGACATACAGATTTGGTACCATCTTGGTGAATCTGCTAACCGGAATGCAAACTCCTCCAAGCCATGTAAGTGATTCTGTTCAAGTCTTGTCTTGCTTTTTCACTTGACTTTGTGATTGTAATCATTAGATTCTCTGCCATTGTCAATTTATTGCAACACAAGACACCAATAGTACTGAGTTGTtgtttctctcttgtttctAGGTTCCTGAGATGATAAATGGAAAGGATGTTACGGACTTGATGGATCCAACCCTGAAGGGAAATTTCTCTAAAGAAGAAGCTACTGTAATCTTAAAACTCGCCTCTGAATGTTTGCAGTGGAAGAATAGAAAGAGTCTCATCACTAAAGAGGTTGTTGCAACACTTGAAGCTTTGCAATCTAAAACACAAGTAAGGATGCTTACTAGCTCTGTGATAGTAATTGTATCATTCATCATGATTGAAATTTTCGCGTTCATGTTATATAAAGCTGATCATTTTGCTTGCAGGTTCCATCTACTGAAGTGGTTGAACTGGCAAAGCAGCAAGATGTAGCATCTTCCAGTCAACAACAAGAAGCTGAACCCTTGCAAGAAGTAAGAAGGCAAACTTATTATTGTTACACGTAACTGAAATTTTAATTTCCCTTATTCATCATATTATGAAAAAACTGATCATTTTGCTTGCAGGTTCCATCTTCTGAGACAATAAAGCAGCAGGAGGAAGCATCATCTTCGAGTCAACGGCAACAAACTTGAACAATGAATCTTCTGATATCATAAAAACTTTGGAATTCTTCTCGAATCTGCAGCTTTGTTGGTTTTTAGATCGAGGgtgttttgtgtattttctaACAACTTCAAACATGTTTATCTTGTTGCATACACAAATCATGCAAAGTACATCGATATTTTTTCGATCACATACTCACGCGATGAACAAAATACAACATGaacatttttatacaaaaaaaaatgaaaatatagaatttccaaaaacaagaatttcagtttttttttttaaacatatgaattcatttataaaaaaaacgttTAACATTATTGGAGTCAATATTATTATAGagtaacaaataattttttatttattaaaaacactACCAAACCTATAATATTAACAAACcccaatttaaaaaatattaacaaagcAAATATCATAGTCATTAAATGCAATATAAAATTCTCAAACATGTGATAATATAGACTCAATATAGCAAtttagtgaagaaaaaaaagaaggaaatagaaggttgacaaaaaaaagaagaagaaggaaatagaAGTTTGAAGATGCGTAATCTTGAGTTTTCTCATAATCATAAACCTaatctctctctgtttgtcTTTCTTGAAAAGAACGTTTTCGATACTCTGCTTTTGCCGGCTAAACCAAAACAATGGGTGGTTGTTGTTTCTCTACGCCTCTTGAGAATGAACAGCCAAACGATGTATTCGGTGATTGGCCTTTCAGAGAGTTCTTACTCTCTGATCTCACGTCTGCGACCAAGAACTTCAGTTCCGACGAGATCATATCAGAGAACGCAGAGGAATCTTCTAATGTCGTCTACAAGGGTCTTTTAGCAGAGGATCTTGGCTTCGTCGCTGTCAAGAGATTCAAGAATTCGGATTGGCCTGACCATGAAGAATTTGCGGTATCCTTTCTTTGTCTTTAAAGCATATGAACTTTGCGACGTTCATCGATCTCTTTTGATGGGGTTGGTTCTGTTTCTTCAGGAAGACGCAAAAGCACTTGGGGAGCTAAAGCACAAGAGACTCGTCAAGTTGTTCGGATATTTCTGCGATGAAGATGAAAGGCTTCTTGTTTCAGAGTTCATGCCCAATGATACTCTTGCTAAGCGTTTGTTCCA
The Camelina sativa cultivar DH55 chromosome 15, Cs, whole genome shotgun sequence DNA segment above includes these coding regions:
- the LOC104747521 gene encoding probable inactive receptor-like kinase SSP, yielding MGGCCISTPLENDQPPPQQQPQTQHVERKNDEVKNDDGFVNWPFTEFVLSDLTTATKSFSSNEIISENPEESSNVVYRGLLSENLGFVAVKRFKNTPWPDHEDLEVEAQDAAELKHKRLVKLLGYCSDGDEGFLVAEFMPNHTLAKRLFHQKNMEWSMRLRVAYHIAEALDYCTTSGFVMYDNLSAYSVLFDKDDDACLSCFGLVREVTDYDPRPTGSVNTESVTYRFGTILVNLLTGMQTPPSHVPEMINGKDVTDLMDPTLKGNFSKEEATVILKLASECLQWKNRKSLITKEVVATLEALQSKTQVPSTEVVELAKQQDVASSSQQQEAEPLQEVPSSETIKQQEEASSSSQRQQT